gataagggactggtcctttgggactgggaataaccTAAATATTGTGATTTTTGATGTAAGGAGCTATCTATTGCAAAGGCAGCCTTATCtggtggcaagacagactggagtgcccaaggggactgccTATGACTCCAGGTTAAGGCTGCTGTATTTCTTGCAGAGTTCCCACTTGATACTTAATTGGTGAAATCCAAGTCTAGAACTCACAGCTAATGTGGGGGTTGTGACCTGATTCTGAACAGTCTGCCTGAGGTTGGTACCTGTGCTCttcagccactccagacagcctgtCAGCCCTTCTTCCCTGGTCATTGGGGATGGCATGAGTGAGCAAGGTGCTATTGAAAAGCCCGTGCTGCCATAGTGTGACAATACTCTCCCCTGTCTTCAGCAACTCAGGGGCTGGAAAAGGGTGTGAAGTGGCTGTTACACTTTAAAAGTGTAGTATTCTGTTAGGGGAATAGGATCAGTGTTTGAACATagggtcagggcagggagcaCCTCCCCACTGCACTGACATGGTAGAGAAAGAGTGCGTGGTGTGGGCATTTTAGGATATTGCACAAatagggcagaattaaggttatgTGGGAATTTGTCTTCTCTCTCTATTTCCTGGTTCTCAGAAGTcagagttttgctgaactcagtTTTGGGAAGAGGCCGAGCTATCACCACGCACCTTAAATCTGTATTAACAAAGGTTTTTTGTGACATTTTATTTCCTagttttttaaacagaaggaGCAATGTTTGTTGGTGGGCATTACTGGCCATTTAGACAACTGTCGTTCTCACCTAGGTTTGCAGTTGATGCGCTACTGTGGCTCATTAATAATCAAAAGACCTAGTTTTATATTGTGCTTTTCATTACCAGCTCTCCAAGAGCTtgacatcattatccccattttacataagggaaactgaggcataaagcgGTGATGTGACTTGCCTCCATGGTCATTcaacaagccagtggcagagctcgGAATAGTCCCAATCCAGTGGCTTCTCCACTGTGCCACACAATTGCTCTGTGATTCCACAGTACTCCTCCGCACTccactgcatgttttgttatagtttccttcttgtcctaccctcagggCACATGGAGAGCAATGGATCATCATCCTCTTCTAACAACCTGGTACAtctctgaagactgttatcacgtcccccctcacccttctccTCTCTAGACTTAACACTCCCAATTCTTTCTACCTTTCCTcacaagtcaggttttctaaacctctttatcatttttgttgctctcttctggactgtGTCTAATTTTTCCGCATCCCTCTTaaagtgcagtgcccagaactggtcacactactccagctgagcagaacaattacctcccaggcCTTacatacaacacacctgttaattcaCCCTGGAATGGGCAAGCCAGCCCAAACAGTCAGCAAAGAATAActtctatgggccaaatcctaagGAAATCATTCTTCtctaactcaggccatgtctacagacAAATATAAGTCGACCTAACTTACGTTGGCAGACAGTCGCTGCAGTAATTACATTGTTTGTGCGTGTCtgcactttgctccttgtgtcggcagTGCATGACCTCACCAGGAGCATTCGTGCCGATTGCACTgacagtgtggggcattgtgagaaggctcctgaaagccaataacagttgacataagcaatgcagtgtctgatGTAGTTAGTGTCAATGTAAACTTGACTCTACGCCGCTCGTGGAGGTGCGGTTATTAAGTCAGCATAGTGGGgcagttacatcagtgggagcgaAATTTAAGTGTAAGCGTTTCCATAGTTAGGTAGACATAAGATGTCTTGAGtcagcctaactctgtagtgttgaccaggcctcaGTAGTCAATGACCATGATGTTTACAGTGTCTTAACAAGCACCATAGCATTGACTTCCCTCCTGAGGGCACTTTCAAAGCAGGGATCATTAGCAGCAGCCTCAGTGGAGATCCCAAGAGCTGCCTGAGCCAGTGTGAGGCTGCTTTCCCCTATAAACCCTAGAAGTCCAGAGCAGGAGGCGTGGAGGCCCCTTGTAATATACACGGGTGTGTGCATCAGGCAAGAAATCAAGAGCCGGCCTAGTGCAGCAGTGGAAGGTAGGTGTCCTGGCAGAGGGAATAAGGGCTTGTCCATATGGGGTGATGGTGCACCACACCAGGGTGTTAATTCTAAAGTGCCCCAATGTATTGTGCACAAAGGAACTTTCTGTGGGCGCCAGCAAGAGTCTACACGAGCCAGTTCACGTGCCAGATGTTGGTGCCCTTTAGAAATCCCATTGCTCTTGAGTGCACTACCCCACCTGGTAGACTCTGagagcaggaggcagaggggagcAGCATGGAAATGGAAACCAGATCCCCACACGCACTCAGCATTGATGCACAGGTGGCCACTTCTAGCTGAGGATTAAAGGTAAATCTGAACCTTCCTGGGGCTTTTTCCACACAGGCAGTCAGTGTGTGGCAAGTTGGGGTGGAAATCTACAGTGCGGTAGGTTGCTATGCAGTAAGGGGCCATGCAGACCCTGCTATCACACACTAAAAGTCCCCTAGTGGATTTTGCCctagtgctgtttgaaatgggGGTAGTTCAATACGCACTAGGGAATGTTTAGTGCACTgaagcagggtccacacagagtGTTAGTACCTGGAAGGCTAGTGCTCTGGAGAGTCACACCCAGCTCGCCATGATCTAACTCTCCctttagacaagcccttggtcAGATCCTGGGAATCTCATCTAAGGAGGAAATGGTGCGGAAGTGGGAAGGAGCACAGCCAGAGCTGTTTCTCAGGCGCACACCTTAGCTGTGCATATCTTGCTCCCTCACACTTCCTATTCTGCCCTTGGTATGTCTCATCCTCTATCCCTAACAGGGCGGAACTGCGACACTGCAGAGAGTGACTGGGAGCATTGAGTTCCAGCTGTTCTGTTGCATCTGGAATGCTGCACAAAGTCCAGACTCAGACACTGTCACTCTTCAGCTGGGCTGCAGAGTGCGGCTGGGGTAGAGTGTGTCTCAGGGTGCCAAGGAGGGGTGGAAAAGGAGAGGAGTCTGTATGTGCCTGCTCGGGACATTCCCTTTGTGCACAGGGCAGGACACTGGGCAGAGGGAGTTTCCCAGTTGCGCTGCTAGTCAAGGTCCTGCTCTCAGTGTCTCAGGCATTAGCATGAGGAGAGCATGTTCACACCCTGCTCTGTTGGTGCTGACATGCAGGCTCCTGAGCTGCACCTGCTGACTCAGAgctgggggaaaagagaagagagcGTCTCTTCTTTTCCCATTTAATGCTCGGATACTACAGTTTTGCTCGGTCTGTAACCAGCACACTTCCATTGTTCTGGGTATTTGGGAATATTCACTGGGTGAAGGCTGATTAAGGACCTTAGACCATGCAGTATACTACTAGGAAAACGATTGAACTACAAAGGCTctatatgtctgtctgtctgtctgtctactcAGAATTTACAGCTCCTGGCTCTGACCTCACCTgggcagctgtaaaatgggaggaTCTCTGGCTGAAGTTAATATTGCAAAAAACCGTTTGGGAGATCAGAATTAGACCTCAGATTTATTCATGTGAGGAAAGGCTGTGAGATAGTTCTTGTTAAAGCCATTCCTTTACTCTCTCTTAGCTCCgcttgttgtaccaattatattagaccagtaaaaaccagcaggatcttattaaaggggacaaggcaaagatgccatatttattatgataacaatttatgactaataactaatatcttaattcttatacacacacattatacctaatacctatacacacacacatacacacattcacacacacacacattcatcaggtgttctgcagctgctgcatagataccagtcctgaagatagcttaagttcatggcttgattttgcagcttgggtttgtagcttgtggcagctaactggccaggaaagctgggcacaaggctgagctggatctctgttgggcaggcaccgatgttcttccatgttggcagcagaatgttacccagagtctctcatctcacccttcttttttatacacttttagtttggattcaaagtctataggtcttgctttgtcacgctgcctctgggtttagattgatcacccatcaattgcaggcgtgactttcagccttggacctggctttgatcttccttctgttgttctgttgtctttttcttttgagggtggatgcttcttactttgtttagggctgttgtctaggtcttcagccgttggtatttgaactttatctcatcaggacaggctggggctggaggtttattccatcattcatacatacctcattcacacatctaaactaaactaataagattacagcagcgtttgcaaaaatgaaggttggaggaagcttttacaaaatggactgagtgttttaaaatggggtttgaattacaatatggaacagaagttacagtataggcaagtgtagtgaatggtgaacagaagttacattaataaagtgaacaattgaaaacaatttcatttatcagttctacacgcTGACCATTTTTAGAGTGGGCTAAAACTTGCCAGTGGCTAGCATCCTTTGAGGAACAGCAGATCCTTTGTGTCTCTGCGTAGCTTGAattaaggtcctgattcagcaaagccctcaggaccagatttttaaagctatttaagggttgctgagctctgtgttgCAACAATGCTCaattgatttaggagcttaaatttcattttcaaaagggatttaggcatggAGGAGTCTAAATCCTATTGGCTGTCAATAGACTGTAGACTCCTCATTGCCTAAATTtgggaaaatgagatttaggcttggGCATTGTGATGCTGTGTGCAGcatctaaatagctttaaaaatctgaattaaaGGCACGTTGCTTGCCTAAGAATTTTGAACATCTCACTAGGCGCCTATCTGCaactgcttgcatatatatatctgcccctggaaatttccactacatgcatccaacaaagtgagtattcacctacgaaagctcatgctccaaaatgtctgttagtctataaggtgccacaggattcttgctgcttttacaaatccagactaacacagctacccctctgatatctgcaatttgggtgcctaaatgtcTCTGGATATCTGTCCTTCTGCACCTGCTTAAGCTGATGGGATATTTCTGCCATTGAAAGTCTCGTCTCTGAGTTTTAGTGTTTTTCTTTGTACCTAGATGCACCTCATAGACAAAGCAGAAGAATATATTCAAACGatcatcacagaattcatcctcctgggattcgAGAATCTCTCTGAACTGCAGATCCTTCTCTTCCTGGTTTTCCtggtgatctacattgtgaccatgtctgggaacatcctcatctttgcactagttgtggctgatcagcaccttcacacccccatgtacttcttcctggggaacttgtcctgcctggagacctgctacacctccaccatcctgcccaggttaCTAGTCAGTCTCCTGACTggagacagaaccatttctgtcagTGGCTGTTTTGCACAGTTTTATTGCTTTGGTGGCTTGGTAACTACAGAAAGTTATCTCCTAGCAGCGATGTCTTATGATAGGTATGTAGCGATATGCAAGCCCCTGCATTATGCAGCCTTGATGAATGACAGGTTGTGCCTCCAGCAAGCAGCGGGGTCTTGGATAAGTGGATTTCTAATTTGTGTAATAATGACGTGTATTATGTCACAATTAACATTCTGTGGCCCAAATGAAATTGACcgtttcttttgtgatttttctccaatgctaaaactctcctgcagtgacaccagcaTGATCACAGTGGTTAGTGTAATACTCACCTCCCTAGACTCGCCTTGCTCATTTCTATTAACTGTGACATCCTATATTTGTATCATTGCTGCTatgctgagaatcccttccaccaccgggaggcaaaaggccttttccacctgctcctctcacctcattgtggttgCAGTTTTCTATGGGACCCTAATGACTGTGTATCTGCtaccaaaaaccaaaacactgaaagcactgaacaaagtgttctctgtcttctacacagtcctgactcccatgctcaaccccctcatctacagcctgcgAAACAAAGAGGTAAATGAGGCCCTGATAAAAGTCATCCGGTAATATATGCTGCTCAAATGAATTCAGATGGAGTCACTGATCTGAGAAGGAATCCATCCAGCTTAACGCGCAAGAAAGTTTACACCTAGTGGGGTTCAAGCTCACACCAGTGGGAACTGCTCCGGGGAACGTGAGGACATGCTACATTTGAGTTGATGACATACCGATTTGTGGCTAAAGCTGATACTTGCTACTGCCTTAATTGGAAACCTGACTGTCTGCACTCTACAATTCACATGGTGTCATTTGAGATTTCAGATACGTGTTTCATCTGTTTCTCTGTTCTCTCTGAGTTGGGAAAATGCCACATTCTACTTGGCACTAGCCTCAGATCCCTGTGAGTGGAATTAGTTGgttcaaatattttctctctccttgatgTCCTGGATTCCCAAAAGCTCCATAACTTTATATCTGGGAAGATTGTACTGGTCTTCCCATTTGTTGCACTGCATGTCATCTTGCAATCGGTAGAAGGGATGTAAGGGTGTGCCTATACTGCAATGTAGGCCTAGGGTCTGTGGGACTTGAACCCA
Above is a genomic segment from Gopherus evgoodei ecotype Sinaloan lineage unplaced genomic scaffold, rGopEvg1_v1.p scaffold_70_arrow_ctg1, whole genome shotgun sequence containing:
- the LOC115643768 gene encoding olfactory receptor 11A1-like is translated as MHLIDKAEEYIQTIITEFILLGFENLSELQILLFLVFLVIYIVTMSGNILIFALVVADQHLHTPMYFFLGNLSCLETCYTSTILPRLLVSLLTGDRTISVSGCFAQFYCFGGLVTTESYLLAAMSYDRYVAICKPLHYAALMNDRLCLQQAAGSWISGFLICVIMTCIMSQLTFCGPNEIDRFFCDFSPMLKLSCSDTSMITVVSVILTSLDSPCSFLLTVTSYICIIAAMLRIPSTTGRQKAFSTCSSHLIVVAVFYGTLMTVYLLPKTKTLKALNKVFSVFYTVLTPMLNPLIYSLRNKEVNEALIKVIR